Part of the Labilibaculum antarcticum genome, TACTTAGGAACCACTTATCAATTTTGGTCAGGTTATGTATTTTGTCAATCGAATATCCTTGCTCAAAAGCTTGCGCGATAGAGAAAATACGCATATCTGTTGGATGACTTAGTTCACGGTCAACATCCTCGAATTTTGAATGAACATTCCCAACAAATCCGTGCATTCCCTGGCCAATCATACGTAAACCTTTTTGAATGGCTTCCTCGAAGTTACGACCAACAGCCATTACTTCTCCTACACTCTTCATGCTGGAACCAATCTCTTTGGTTACGCCTTCAAACTTGTTTAAATCCCAACGAGGAATTTTACAAACTACGTAATCTAAAGCAGGTTCGAAACAAGCTGTTGTTGTTTTTGTTACAGCATTCTTAAGCTCGTGCAAAGCATAACCCAAACCAAGTTTAGCTGCAATGAAGGCCAAAGGATAACCTGTTGCTTTTGAAGCCAATGCAGATGATCTTGATAAACGGGCATTTACCTCAATTACACGATAATCTTCCGAATTAGGATCAAGAGCATACTGAACGTTACACTCTCCAACAACACCAAAGTGACGAATAATCTTAATTGCTAAAGATCTTAGTTTGTGGTACTCCGAATTGGTTAGTGTTTGCGAAGGAGCAATAACGATACTCTCACCCGTATGAATTCCAAGAGGATCAAAGTTTTCCATATTACAAACTGTGATACAGTTATCATATGCATCTCGTACTACTTCGTACTCTACTTCCTTCCAGCCCTTTAGAGATTCCTCAACTAATATTTGACCTGAATAGGATAAAGCATTTTCAGCCAATTTCTCCAATTCATCCATATTCGAACAAAATCCACTTCCTTGTCCTCCTAAGGTAAAGGCTGCACGAATAATAATTGGGAAACCAAGTTTTCCAGCAGCTTTTAATGCTTCAGGAACCGATCCTACAGCGAATGACTGTGGCGTTTTTACATCGATTCCTCGAAGTTCGTTGGCAAATATCTCTCTGTCTTCAGTTTTGATAATGGCCTCGATTGGAGTACCCAAAACTTGAAGGTTGTATTTCTTTAATAATCCGGCATTAAATAGTTCAACACCACAGTTTAATGCAGTTTGTCCTCCAAAAGCTAAAAGGATTCCATCAGGCTTTTCTTTTAAGATAACCTGTTCTACAAAATGAGGAGTAACCGGCAAAAAATAAATTTGATCGGCAATTCCTTTTGAAGTTTGTACGGTTGCAATATTCGGATTGATAAGTACCGTATAAATACCTTCTTCCTTCATTGCTTTTAATGCCTGAGATCCAGAATAGTCAAACTCCCCTGCTTCACCAATTTTAAGTGCTCCAGAACCCAATACCAGTACTTTCTTTATGCTGTCTTTAATCATTTTTCTTAAGATGTTAGCCATCAGCTTATCGCTTTTGGCTGTTAATTGATAATTGTTTTTTCTTAAAAACACCCCTCTGTTCTTCGGGCATCTCCCCTGAAAGGGAGAATAAGTACAAATGGGACTTTTTTTAACTTTTACCTTTATAATCTTCCATCATTTTAATGAAATCATCGAACAAAAATTCGGTATCTGTTGGACCACTGGAAGCTTCCGGGTGAAACTGAGATGCGAAAAATGGTTTATCTGTGTGCTTTAATCCTTCACATGTGCCATCATTAGCATTAACGAACAATGGTTCCCACTCTTTTGGTAAAGTATCCATGTTAATGGCATACCCATGATTCTGAGATGTGATAAAACAACGCTTGCTTCCTTTTAATACTACTGGTTGATTGTGACTGCGGTGTCCGTACTTCAATTTATAAGTATCAGCTCCTGCAGCAAGAGCCATTAATTGTGTTCCCAAGCAAATACCCATAATTGGCGTATCCTGACCAAAAACAGTTTTCAAATTGGCTATGGCTTTCACATTTTGTTTTGGATCTCCAGGACCATTTGAGATGAACAATCCATCGTATTCCTCTTGGGTAAAATCATAATCGTGCGGAACTCTGATTACTGTAGTATCTCTTTTTAACAAACAACGAATAATATTGTTTTTCACACCACAATCCAATAGCAACACCTTGTGCTTTCCATTTCCGTAAACAATTTTCTCTGATGTACTTACCTGTGCAACTAGATTCTCAAGATTAGGATCTTTCCATTCAGGTTCTA contains:
- the carA gene encoding glutamine-hydrolyzing carbamoyl-phosphate synthase small subunit — its product is MSEETKAKLILQDGSEYIGTSFGYQESIAGEMVFNTAMTGYPESLTDPSYRGQILVSTFPLIGNYGVPGTLQEDELFRFYESEKIQVSAFIVSDYTEEFSHWNASLSLGDWMKQHKIPGIYGVDTRALTKKLREQGSMLAKIIFEDVEPEWKDPNLENLVAQVSTSEKIVYGNGKHKVLLLDCGVKNNIIRCLLKRDTTVIRVPHDYDFTQEEYDGLFISNGPGDPKQNVKAIANLKTVFGQDTPIMGICLGTQLMALAAGADTYKLKYGHRSHNQPVVLKGSKRCFITSQNHGYAINMDTLPKEWEPLFVNANDGTCEGLKHTDKPFFASQFHPEASSGPTDTEFLFDDFIKMMEDYKGKS